The Thermomicrobiales bacterium genome window below encodes:
- a CDS encoding DNA gyrase subunit A — TALQSSFGVNMLALVDGVQPRVLGLRRMLQLHIEHRQEIITRRTQFELERAQRRAHILEGLKIALDNLDAVIKTIRESNSSESARNNLMTNFSLTEVQATAILDMQLRRLAALERQRIEDEYNALLKEIARLEDLLAHPEKILGLIKDDLTYLKETYGDERRTRIVDADGEISDEDLIPEMNVLVTITNRGYVKRIPDGVYRTQRRGGRGVTGVTMREADAVQHLVAANTHDSLLFFTNRGRVFQLKVYDLPDAGRTAKGMPVVNLIGLDPGESITTLLPVRDFKEAEYLLFCTRNGRVKRTALNHFSSVRSTGLIAIVLEDDDELAWVRMTTGKDDVILVTERAKAIRFDENDARPMGRATRGVGGIKLAAGDRVMAAIVIDEISAHDDLLTISENGFGKRTALSEFNVQNRNGQGVTAMRLNARNGRLASAEMVNPEQEVMLMSNDGIVIRMRVAQISRYGRATQGVSVMKLGDGDHVASMTVLSEQSEEADALVDTLAEIESSANDSPKSNGRTPRASKAKR; from the coding sequence CACCGCGCTGCAATCGTCGTTCGGCGTCAACATGCTTGCACTTGTCGACGGCGTCCAGCCGCGTGTGCTCGGTCTGCGCCGGATGTTGCAGCTGCACATTGAGCACCGGCAGGAGATCATTACTCGGCGAACACAGTTCGAGCTGGAGCGAGCGCAGCGGCGTGCCCACATCCTCGAAGGTCTCAAGATCGCGCTGGATAACCTCGACGCAGTGATCAAGACCATCCGCGAATCGAATTCCAGCGAGAGCGCTCGCAACAACCTGATGACGAATTTCAGTCTGACTGAGGTGCAGGCGACTGCCATCCTCGACATGCAGCTCCGCCGCCTCGCGGCTCTGGAGCGCCAGCGAATCGAAGATGAGTACAACGCCTTGCTCAAGGAGATTGCGCGGCTCGAAGACCTGCTGGCGCATCCGGAGAAGATCCTCGGCCTCATCAAGGACGACCTGACCTACCTCAAGGAGACGTATGGCGACGAGCGGCGAACGCGAATCGTCGATGCCGATGGTGAGATCAGCGACGAGGATCTCATCCCGGAGATGAATGTGCTGGTCACCATCACTAATCGTGGTTATGTGAAGCGGATTCCGGATGGTGTCTATCGCACGCAGCGTCGCGGCGGTCGCGGCGTCACAGGCGTCACGATGCGCGAAGCGGATGCCGTTCAGCATCTGGTCGCGGCCAACACCCATGACTCGCTGCTGTTCTTCACGAATCGTGGTCGTGTCTTCCAACTGAAGGTGTATGACCTGCCCGATGCCGGACGCACGGCCAAGGGCATGCCGGTCGTCAACCTGATCGGCCTCGACCCGGGCGAATCGATCACGACGCTGCTGCCGGTGCGCGACTTCAAGGAAGCTGAGTATCTGCTGTTCTGCACGCGCAACGGTCGCGTGAAGCGCACCGCGCTCAATCACTTCTCGTCGGTGCGTTCGACCGGGCTGATTGCGATCGTCCTGGAGGACGATGACGAGCTCGCCTGGGTGCGGATGACCACCGGCAAGGACGACGTCATTCTGGTGACTGAGCGTGCCAAGGCGATCCGGTTCGACGAAAACGATGCGCGACCTATGGGCCGTGCGACGCGCGGCGTTGGTGGGATCAAGCTCGCTGCCGGTGATCGCGTTATGGCGGCGATTGTCATTGACGAAATTTCGGCGCACGACGACCTGCTGACGATCTCAGAGAACGGCTTCGGCAAGCGCACAGCGTTGTCCGAGTTCAACGTCCAGAACCGCAACGGACAGGGCGTTACGGCCATGCGGCTGAACGCACGCAACGGCCGCCTTGCCAGTGCCGAGATGGTGAACCCGGAACAGGAAGTCATGCTGATGTCGAACGACGGCATCGTCATCCGCATGCGCGTCGCGCAAATCTCGCGCTATGGGCGAGCAACTCAGGGCGTCTCCGTGATGAAGTTGGGAGACGGCGACCACGTTGCCTCGATGACGGTACTCTCGGAGCAGAGTGAAGAAGCAGACGCACTCGTCGACACACTCGCCGAAATCGAATCATCTGCGAATGACAGTCCGAAGTCGAACGGACGAACCCCGCGGGCCTCAAAGGCGAAGCGCTAA
- the nadD gene encoding nicotinate-nucleotide adenylyltransferase, with protein MLRWSGCKDRRRPKLTRDTRVGIYGGTFDPIHVGHLISAEIMRFRLGLNRVIFLPAGAPPHKPGRVISSGAHRLAMLQLAVGDDAHFEINTIDLDRPGWSYTADSLKLIKDQLGDDVEMYFLMGQDSLRDFPTWYQPGRIAELARLGVALRPAVDVDVEAIEQRVPEARNRIEMIPIPLIGVSATEIRANVRADGPYRFQVLPTVADYIESHRLYREADSGESQSR; from the coding sequence ATGCTACGCTGGTCCGGGTGTAAGGACCGACGGAGGCCGAAGCTGACTCGCGACACTCGTGTTGGTATTTACGGTGGGACGTTCGACCCGATTCACGTCGGACATCTCATCAGTGCCGAGATCATGCGCTTTCGACTCGGCCTTAATCGAGTCATCTTCCTGCCGGCTGGTGCCCCACCGCATAAGCCCGGACGCGTGATTTCTTCGGGAGCTCATCGCCTGGCGATGCTGCAATTGGCGGTCGGAGATGATGCGCATTTTGAGATCAATACGATTGATCTCGATCGACCGGGTTGGTCGTACACGGCTGATTCACTCAAGCTGATCAAAGACCAGCTTGGTGATGACGTTGAGATGTATTTCCTGATGGGGCAGGATTCTTTGCGTGATTTTCCGACCTGGTATCAACCCGGACGTATTGCTGAACTCGCCCGTCTTGGCGTTGCATTGCGGCCGGCGGTTGATGTCGATGTTGAAGCGATCGAACAGCGCGTTCCGGAAGCGCGTAACCGAATCGAGATGATACCGATTCCGTTAATTGGCGTATCGGCAACGGAGATTCGCGCAAACGTGCGAGCAGACGGGCCGTACAGGTTTCAAGTCCTGCCGACTGTCGCCGACTACATCGAATCGCACCGACTCTATCGAGAGGCCGACTCGGGTGAATCGCAGTCACGTTGA